The genomic region ATTGAGGTAGGCGTGACTGGCCGAGACTCCGCCATCATGCGGCGGCAATACCCGCAGCAGGTCCATGCGCGTCGGCGATTCGATGCGCAGCACTTCAGCGCCCATGTCCGCCAGCAACAGCGAGGCGAATGGCCCGGGTAGCAATGTTGAGAAATCGAGGATTTTCAGTGAGGCCAGCGGTGCGGACATGGGCGAACTCCTTGGGCGATGCACTCAGCCTAGGCAGCGATACCGCCTACGGCAATCACCGGAAATGTCAGCGGGTGTGACCGTTACGCTCAAATCGCAGGCAAGAAAAAACCCGCCGAAGCGGGTTTTTCCAGGCAAGCAGTGCTTACTTCACATTGCTTGGGGTTGGGCCTTCAGCCACACCCAGATCATCTTCCGGACGGGTATCAGCGATACCGCGGCCGCCCGAGGCCAGCTCGGTTTGCAGCTGATCGGTATCCAGTTCCTTGACCCACTTGGCAACCACGATGGTGGCTACCGCGTTACCGACCAGGTTGGTCAGTGCGCGGGCTTCGGACATAAAGCGGTCGATACCGAGGATCAGCGCCAGACCGGCCACCGGCAGGTGACCTACCGCCGACAGGGTCGCGGCCAGCACGATGAAGCCCGAACCGGTCACGCCAGCCGCGCCTTTGGAGGACAGCAGCAATACCAGCAGCAGAGTGATCTGGTGGGTGATGTCCATGTGGGTGTCGGTCGCCTGAGCGATGAACACGGCCGCCATGGTCAGGTAGATCGAAGTACCGTCGAGGTTGAACGAGTAACCGGTCGGGATCACCAGACCCACGACGGATTTCTTCGCGCCCAGACGCTCCATCTTGATCAGCATGCGTGGCAGTGCCGATTCCGAGGAGGACGTGCCCAGTACGATCAACAGCTCTTCACGGATGTAACGCACCAGTTTAAACACGCTGAAACCGTGAGCACGGCAGATCGCACCCAGCACCACCACCACGAACAGGATGCAGGTGATGTAGAAGCAGATCATCAACTGGCCCAGTTGCACCAGCGAGCCGACGCCGTAGGCACCGATGGTGAAGGCCATCGCGCCGAAAGCACCCAGCGGCGCCAGTTTCATGATCATGTTGATGATGTTGAACATCACGTGGGCGAAGCGATCGATCATGTCCAGCAGCGGACGACCGTACGAACCCAAGCGATGCAGGGCGTAGCCGAAGATCACCGAGAACATCAGCACTTGCAGGATGTCACCGGTGGCGAACGCGCCGACGATGGTGTTCGGGATTACATTGAGGAGGAAACCGACAATGCTCTGGTCTTTACTGGCCGTCACATAAGTGGCGATTTTCGAGGCGTCCAGGGTGGTGACGTCGATGTGCATGCCGGCGCCCGGTTGCACAACGTTGACCACGATCAGACCGATCAGCAGGGCAATGGTGGAAACAATTTCGAAGTACAGCAGCGCGTAGCCGCCAGTCTTGCCCACGGATTTCATGTTCTGCATGCCGGCGATGCCGCTGACAACGGTACAGAAGATGATCGGGGCGATGACCATTTTGATCAGTTTGATGAACCCGTCACCCAGCGGCTTGAGGGCCACACCGGTCTGAGGGTAGAAGTGACCAAGCAGGATGCCGATGGCGATGGCAACGATCACCTGGAAATACAGGGATTTGTACAGTGGCTGACGAGTCGTCATTGCAGGTTTCCTCAAGCGTCCCGCGTGGCAACATCCATCTGTTGGCCGCGAAACCTTAATTGCGAACCCTCCTGCACTGGAGGGATTTGTTGTTGGAGCAGCGTTTTCCATCAGGGCCAAACGCACGCTTCTGTGGCTTGTATCGCAAACGTCGTGCCACTTTGGTGCGATTGCCTGCAAGCCTTTTGATATCAGGGATTACAGCTGCATGGATGTCACCATTCGGTGACTCAAGTGTGGCGGATTTCCGCCAACTCGCCGCTTCTCGTCCTACAATTTGGCGGAAATCCGCCTTGTAGGCGTGTCCAGCCGCCGGCTACCATCCGGCGCCTGAGGAAGGATCTGCCGTTTATGCGCGAACGCACCATTGCCAGTCATTTCGCCCGTGCCGCCCTCGGTGGCGCACGCCGCCAAGGGTTCGATTACTCCGGCCTGCTGTTGCAACTGGGCATCAGCCCGGAGCTGCTCGATGAGCCACGCGCGCGCATTGCCCCGGAACAATTCACCCGGTTGATTCAGGGCCTGTGGCTGGCGCTGGACGACGAATACCTGGGTTTTGGCAACGCACCAAGCAAACCCGGCAGTTTCGCCATGATGTGCCATGCCTCGATTCACTGCCGCAATCTGGAAAAAGCCCTGCAACGCGGCTTATTGTTTTATAGCCTATTCCCCGAAGCCCCGCGCCTGAGCCTGACGCGCGAAGACGAATGGGTGCGCCTGAGCCTCGACGATTCACAATTGTGGGATCCCGATCACTTTCTCACTGAGAGCCTGCTGGTGATCTGGCATCGCCTCGGCAGTTGGCTGATCGGCCAGCGGATTCGCCTCGAACAGGCGAGCTTCAGCTATCCGCGCCCCGAGCATGGTGCCGAATACGATCTGCTGTTTCCCTGCCCGCTGACCTTCGGCACCGAGCAAAGCAGCCTTTTATTCCACAGCCGCTATCTGTCTATGCCGCTGCTGCAGGACGAACGCACGCTCAAACACTTCCTCGAACGCTCCCCCGCCGACCTGCTCTCACGTCCGGACGACGGCGACAGTCTGAGCAGCCGTCTGCGCCGCTTGCTCAGCCGTGACACTGCAAATTGGCCGGATCTGGACGCGGTGGCGGCACACTTGCACATCAGCCCGCAGACCTTGCGCCGGCACTTGCGTGAGGAAGGCACGAGTTTTCAGGAGTTGAAGGATCAGTTGCGGCGGGATATCGCCATTTATCATTTGAGCCGGGCTGATCTGTCGTTGCAGCAGATTGCCGAGCAGCTCGGGTTTTCCGAGCCGTCGGCGTTTCACCGGGCGTTCAAGAAGTGGACGGGGCTGACGCCGGGGGCTTATCGGGCGCAGGAGCAATGAGGCTATAAATCAAAAGCCCCTCACCCTAACCCTCTCCCGGAGGGAGAGGGGACTGATTGGGGGATGTTCAAGATGTACGCCGACCTGAACGCTCTCTACTGAATCCAAAATCGACTGGCTATTTCAAGTCAATGTAAAACGCCAGACACCCTCAGGGAGAGGGGGCTAATTGAGGGATGCTCAAGAAGTACGCCGACCTGAAACATCGCTACTGAATCCATAATCGACTGGCTATTTCAGGTCGATGTATAACGCCAGACACCTCGGTCGACCCCCTCTCCCTCTGGGCGGTCCGACGCTTCGGGAGGGCTGGGGTGAGGGCACTCGCGATCACACCGCCGGAAAATGAATCCTGAACGCCGCCCCACCCATCGGCGAATCGCCCAAGGCCAACTTGGCGTTGTAGCTTTCGATAATGTCCTTGACCACCGCCAAGCCGATCCCCTGCCCCGGATGCTGGGCATCCAGTCGTTCACCACGTTCCAGAATCCGCGCCCGCTGATCCGGTGGTACGCCCGGGCCGTCATCTTCGACGCACAGTTCAATCCCGGCCAGAGTCTCACGCACGCTGATACGCACTTCGCCCAGACACAGGCGATAAGCGTTTTCCAGCAAGTTGCCCATCATCTCCAGCAAGGCACCCTGCTCGATCGGCACATAGCAGTGCTCAGGCAGATCAAAGGCCACGCGCACATGCTTGTCGCGGTACACCTTGTCGAGAGTGTCGCACAGGCTTTTGAGCACCGGTTGCAAGCGCACCTGGTGTCGCACCAGTCCGCTTTTGCGCAAACTGGCCCGTTGCAGTTGATAGCTGATCTGCTGGCTCATGCGTTCGATCTGGCTTTGCAGCACCCAGGCCTGATCGCGTTCTTCGGGACGTTGAGCCATGTCCTCGCTGACGCCTTGCAACACCGCCAACGGGGTTTTCAGGCTGTGCGCCAAGTCATCGAGAGAGTCGCGATAACGACTGCGCTGCTGACGCTCGCTGTGCAGCAAGCGGTTGAGCGAGCCGGTCAGACGCAGCAACTCGCGCGGATGTTGTTCAGTGAGACTTTCCCGGGTGCCGCCCTCGATTTCGTCGAGCTCCTGACTGAGCCGGCGCAGCGCTTTGAGACCCCAGGTCAGGCCGATCCATAGCAGTGCCAGCAGCACCAGCAACGCTGCACCGAAGCCCAGATAGAGATTTTCGCGCAGGCCTTCGAGAGTGGTTTCGTACTCGCGCACCGGTTGCAGGGCAACGATGCTGAACGCCGCGCTTTTGCCGCCGAGCAGTTTGACTTCGACGTCGTAGACAAAGAATTCCTGGCCGTTGGTTTCACGAATCCGCGCGAACTCATTGCCGAGGCCGTCATAACGCGGCTTGTAGTTGATCTGCTCTTCCTGGGTGGCTTTCGAGCGCCAGACCAGATGCCCTTCGCGATCGTAGATGTAGCCGAGCAAACGGAAATCGGTGAGATTGAAGCGCTCATCCGGCAACTGATTGGGCATCACTAGCCGACCGTTTTCGATGCGTGCGGCAGAGATCAGCGTGGTGACGTCCGAGGCCAGGCGTTGTTCGATCGAATCCTGCAACGCCAGGCTGAACGCGCCTTGCATGGCCGGGAGCAAGGCGAGCATGAACAACACCGCCAACGTGGTGGCGGCGAGCATCAAGCGAACGCGAAGAGAACGAATCAAGTGCAGCGCTCATTGAACAGGTAACCGAGGCCGCGCACGGTGTCGATCGGCTTGAACCCGGCCGGGCCTTCAAGTTTGCGGCGCAAGCGCCCGACCAGCACTTCGATGACATTCGGATCGCGCTCGTCGTCATCCGGATAGAGCTGCTCCATCAAGCGATCCTTGGGCACCACTTGCTGGTGATGACGCATCAGATATTCAAGGATGCGGTACTCGTAGGCGGTCAGTGCCAGCGGTTGCTCGTCGAGGGTCGCCTGTTTGCGATTGAGGTCGAGCAACAGCGGCCCGGCGACGATGGTCGACTGGGTGAAACCGCTGGAACGGCGCAGCAAGGCATTCAGGCGTGCGTCGAGTTCTTCGAACTGGAACGGCTTGACCACGTAATCGTCGGCACCGGCGGCGAGGCCTTCGACCTTGTCCTGCCAGTTGCCGCGCGCGGTGAGGATCAGGATCGGGAAGGTCTTGCCGCCCGCGCGCAACTGGCGAATCAGGTCGAGACCACCCATGCCCGGCAGGCCGAGATCGATCACCGCCAGGTCAAAGTTGAACTGTCCGGTCTGGTACAGCGCCTCTTCGGCATTGGCCACGGACTCGACCACGTGACCGCTCTCCGTCAGGCGGGTTTGCAGGTGATGGCGCAACAGCGCTTCATCTTCGACGACCAACAGTTTCATAACGCTCTCCCGGGTAAATCAGAATCTCCAGTCACACACCTGTGGGAGCGAGCCTGCTCGCGAAGGCGATGGTTCAGTCGACATCTCATCGACTGAACCGGCGCTTTCGCGAGCAGGCTCGCTCCCACATTGAACCTGCTGGCAACTCCTTAGAAATTGTAGTTAGCCGACAGGTAAGTCTGCGCGCTGCTGGTCAAATCCAGCGAGCCCTGCTTGCTGCCACCGCGCTCGCTCATCTCGGTGCTGGCGTTGCTGCGCAGGTAACGGTAACCGAGTTCGACCGAAGTGTTTTGCGATACTTGTTGCAACACACCCAACTGACCACCGACGGCATAACCGATATCACTGTCGCGGCTAAAGCCTGGCGACTCCTGAGTCAGTTTGGTCAGACCGGCCGTTGCACCGCCGAACAACTTGGTGCTGCCGCCCACTGGGTAGAACAGATCGTAGCTGCCCAACAGGTTTTCCTGACGCAGTTTAATGCCATTGTGCGAGCCCGACACGTTGTCGTAGGTGGCGTAGTAGCGACCCTGGCTGTTTTGCTGACCGAGGCGTACGCCGTAGGTGTTGTTGCCGTCGATCGCGCCAGTGGCGTTCGGGTGGTCGAGGTTGTTGTTCAGTGCGTGGGACTTGTCGATCTTGTCGCTGGTCTGGCCGAAGGACAGGCCGGCGAAGTTGGAAGTGGTGTCGGCCTGGGCCGCGATACTGGCGCTCATTACGGTCAATGCCAGCAACAGTTTGTTAAAAGTCATGGGTATTTCCTCTTTCACAGTGCTGTTTGGGTATGGCGCAAGGTTACTGACCTCCCCCTGTACCGCCCCTGAACCGTCTCTGAACCTGACCTGAACCAAATGAACTAGGCTGATCTGACCTTTTATTGTCAGGAGATCCGACCATGCGCCTGTTCCTTGCCCTCACCTTGCTGGCCGTCAGCAGCCTTACTCAGGCTGCGATCAAGACCGAGGAAATTCCCTACCAAAGTGCCGATGGCACAAAGTTGATCGGCTACTACGCCTATGACGACGCCATCAAAGGCAAGCGTCCGGGTGTCGTCGTGGTGCATGAATGGTGGGGCCTGAACGATTACGCCAAGCGCCGCGCGCGGAATTTGGCCGAACTCGGCTACAGCGCCCTGGCCATTGATATGTACGGCGAAGGCAAGAACACTGAGCACCCGAAAGACGCGATGGCGTTCATGCAGGCCGCGAGCCAGGATGCGGCGGCTTCCAGCAAGCGCTTCGAGGCCGGGCTGGATTTGTTGAAGAAGCAGCCGCAGACCGACGTGAATAAAATTGCCGCCATCGGTTACTGCTTCGGCGGTGCGGTGGTGCTGAACGCGGCGCGCCAAGGAGAGCCGCTGGCGGGCGTGGTGAGTTTCCACGGTGCGCTGGCAACCAAAACCCCGGCGACGCCCGG from Pseudomonas tensinigenes harbors:
- a CDS encoding dicarboxylate/amino acid:cation symporter yields the protein MTTRQPLYKSLYFQVIVAIAIGILLGHFYPQTGVALKPLGDGFIKLIKMVIAPIIFCTVVSGIAGMQNMKSVGKTGGYALLYFEIVSTIALLIGLIVVNVVQPGAGMHIDVTTLDASKIATYVTASKDQSIVGFLLNVIPNTIVGAFATGDILQVLMFSVIFGYALHRLGSYGRPLLDMIDRFAHVMFNIINMIMKLAPLGAFGAMAFTIGAYGVGSLVQLGQLMICFYITCILFVVVVLGAICRAHGFSVFKLVRYIREELLIVLGTSSSESALPRMLIKMERLGAKKSVVGLVIPTGYSFNLDGTSIYLTMAAVFIAQATDTHMDITHQITLLLVLLLSSKGAAGVTGSGFIVLAATLSAVGHLPVAGLALILGIDRFMSEARALTNLVGNAVATIVVAKWVKELDTDQLQTELASGGRGIADTRPEDDLGVAEGPTPSNVK
- a CDS encoding AraC family transcriptional regulator — protein: MRERTIASHFARAALGGARRQGFDYSGLLLQLGISPELLDEPRARIAPEQFTRLIQGLWLALDDEYLGFGNAPSKPGSFAMMCHASIHCRNLEKALQRGLLFYSLFPEAPRLSLTREDEWVRLSLDDSQLWDPDHFLTESLLVIWHRLGSWLIGQRIRLEQASFSYPRPEHGAEYDLLFPCPLTFGTEQSSLLFHSRYLSMPLLQDERTLKHFLERSPADLLSRPDDGDSLSSRLRRLLSRDTANWPDLDAVAAHLHISPQTLRRHLREEGTSFQELKDQLRRDIAIYHLSRADLSLQQIAEQLGFSEPSAFHRAFKKWTGLTPGAYRAQEQ
- a CDS encoding ATP-binding protein, giving the protein MIRSLRVRLMLAATTLAVLFMLALLPAMQGAFSLALQDSIEQRLASDVTTLISAARIENGRLVMPNQLPDERFNLTDFRLLGYIYDREGHLVWRSKATQEEQINYKPRYDGLGNEFARIRETNGQEFFVYDVEVKLLGGKSAAFSIVALQPVREYETTLEGLRENLYLGFGAALLVLLALLWIGLTWGLKALRRLSQELDEIEGGTRESLTEQHPRELLRLTGSLNRLLHSERQQRSRYRDSLDDLAHSLKTPLAVLQGVSEDMAQRPEERDQAWVLQSQIERMSQQISYQLQRASLRKSGLVRHQVRLQPVLKSLCDTLDKVYRDKHVRVAFDLPEHCYVPIEQGALLEMMGNLLENAYRLCLGEVRISVRETLAGIELCVEDDGPGVPPDQRARILERGERLDAQHPGQGIGLAVVKDIIESYNAKLALGDSPMGGAAFRIHFPAV
- a CDS encoding response regulator transcription factor; the encoded protein is MKLLVVEDEALLRHHLQTRLTESGHVVESVANAEEALYQTGQFNFDLAVIDLGLPGMGGLDLIRQLRAGGKTFPILILTARGNWQDKVEGLAAGADDYVVKPFQFEELDARLNALLRRSSGFTQSTIVAGPLLLDLNRKQATLDEQPLALTAYEYRILEYLMRHHQQVVPKDRLMEQLYPDDDERDPNVIEVLVGRLRRKLEGPAGFKPIDTVRGLGYLFNERCT
- a CDS encoding outer membrane beta-barrel protein, with amino-acid sequence MTFNKLLLALTVMSASIAAQADTTSNFAGLSFGQTSDKIDKSHALNNNLDHPNATGAIDGNNTYGVRLGQQNSQGRYYATYDNVSGSHNGIKLRQENLLGSYDLFYPVGGSTKLFGGATAGLTKLTQESPGFSRDSDIGYAVGGQLGVLQQVSQNTSVELGYRYLRSNASTEMSERGGSKQGSLDLTSSAQTYLSANYNF
- a CDS encoding dienelactone hydrolase family protein, producing the protein MRLFLALTLLAVSSLTQAAIKTEEIPYQSADGTKLIGYYAYDDAIKGKRPGVVVVHEWWGLNDYAKRRARNLAELGYSALAIDMYGEGKNTEHPKDAMAFMQAASQDAAASSKRFEAGLDLLKKQPQTDVNKIAAIGYCFGGAVVLNAARQGEPLAGVVSFHGALATKTPATPGSVKAKILVEHGALDSMVTADNVTAFKAEMDKAGADYKFVSLDGAKHGFTNPDADRLSHGEHGGPDIGYNKAADEKSWADMKAFLQKIFS